Proteins from a single region of Rhizobium leguminosarum bv. trifolii WSM1325:
- a CDS encoding TadE family protein (PFAM: TadE family protein~KEGG: rec:RHECIAT_PC0000635 hypothetical protein), whose protein sequence is MRRGKRFASLRRLFGDRKGVAAIEFAILALPLFIMIFGIIEVSLMFFVNSALDASVHKISRMIRTGEVASSKITLADFKARICNDMLLSFSCSSGLLVKVIVLSDLSSAASTDPIDDSGNLTVTETYDIGKGSDYILVQTFLPWTAVVNFFSLSSAKLSDGRYLLGSSVLFRNEPF, encoded by the coding sequence ATGAGGCGAGGGAAACGCTTCGCATCGTTGCGCCGCCTGTTCGGCGATCGCAAAGGGGTTGCTGCGATCGAATTTGCGATCCTGGCTCTGCCGCTCTTCATCATGATATTCGGCATTATCGAAGTGTCGCTGATGTTCTTCGTCAACTCGGCGCTGGACGCATCCGTGCACAAGATCTCCCGAATGATCCGCACCGGCGAGGTTGCGTCCTCCAAGATCACGCTGGCCGATTTCAAGGCCAGAATCTGCAACGACATGCTTCTGTCGTTCAGCTGCTCCAGCGGTCTGCTGGTCAAGGTGATCGTGCTTTCCGACCTCTCGTCGGCCGCCAGCACCGACCCCATCGACGACAGCGGCAATCTCACGGTCACCGAGACCTATGACATCGGCAAAGGCAGCGATTACATCCTGGTTCAGACGTTCCTGCCATGGACAGCCGTCGTCAATTTCTTCAGCCTTTCGAGCGCCAAGCTTTCCGACGGCCGCTACCTGCTCGGATCTTCCGTTCTGTTCCGCAACGAGCCTTTCTGA